A genomic window from Purpureocillium takamizusanense chromosome 2, complete sequence includes:
- a CDS encoding uncharacterized protein (COG:S~TransMembrane:7 (o24-48i60-83o95-113i159-180o217-236i248-271o283-304i)~EggNog:ENOG503NZ9X) → MDNVDVAPVSLYTLPTSPAAWDRIGIFFICYACIWTTLVFSGMAFCWFNRHHPVLRIRGLPLSFTAITFLHAYWILAQITYPIGRTIPVILAYDIQYFFMGMWFPLGIALFHASNTRFLHIAKLQRQFTHPELRYRAGCDGAKSSWLCRLRNMRYTRRVMILIGFGMVLQVLLTVGMWLACKKYHPTYGIPGTELHGATIPEQLEDLGRGWEWWPSVLWQVIWTWIVAPILIWRAWGIRDTMGWRTQTIGCCLSNLHATPMFLIASYVPAFRKVNPYFTPSQWIHLSIFMFEIFTVFVPVFQVIRLRILSKKAKDTNSKWETGSQTTTLRTSTSAEWQKASSTSLVEKGQSLDYLDERLGDRLLTMGALEHVLSENPGPLQEFSALCDFSGENIAFLTTLSVWQTSHTNAFDQESRLESYNRALEIYIDFVSPRDAEFPLNVSSTDLKPLQDVFEKAARIVCGEGRNDSATPFDMDPAPTSRALSSLVTYTGEVPQAFHVGIFDAVQCHVKYLVFTNTWPKFVEEMQQQRRRSSDTANSDLTASSEKTLASKVSSQLSGLFRSLW, encoded by the exons ATGGACAACGTGGACGTGGCGCCGGTCTCCTTGTATACGCTCCCTACCAGTCCGGCCGCTTGGGACCGGATtggcatcttcttcatctgcTATGCCTGCATCTGGACAACTCTCGTCTTCTCGGGCATGGCCTTTTGTTGGTTCAACCGCCACCATCCCGTCCTCAGGATCCGCGGTCTGCCGCTGTCATTCACTGCCATTACCTTCCTTCACGCCTACTGGATTCTTGCGCAGATTACGTATCCCATTGGCAGGACGATCCCGGTCATTCTCGCATATGATATACAGTACTTCTTCATGGGCATGTGGTTCCCGCTCGGAATCGCCCTTTTCCATGCTTCCAACACCCGTTTCCTTCACATCGCCAAGCTGCAGAGGCAGTTTACCCACCCCGAGCTCAGGTATCGCGCGGGATGTGACGGCGCCAAGTCATCATGGCTCTGTCGCCTAAGAAACATGCGCTACACGAGAAGGGTCATGATACTCATCGGCTTTGGCATGGTCCTACAG GTTCTCCTCACCGTCGGCATGTGGCTTGCTTGCAAAAAGTACCACCCGACGTACGGCATCCCTGGCACTGAGCTGCACGGTGCTACCATTCCGGAACAACTCGAAGATCTAGGCCGCGGATGGGAGTGGTGGCCTTCTGTCCTCTGGCAGGTCATATGGACTTGGATT GTGGCACCCATTCTTATCTGGCGGGCGTGGGGTATCCGTGACACCATGGGATGGCGCACGCAGACCATCGGTTGCTGTCTCTCAAA TCTTCACGCAACGCCCATGTTCCTCATCGCATCTTACGTGCCTGCTTTTCGAAAAGTCAACCCATATTTTACGCCGAGTCAATG GATTCACCTATCAATCTTCATGTTTGAGATCTTCACCGTGTTTGTGCCCGTCTTTCAAGTGATTCGACTCCGCATCCTTAGCAAGAAAGCCAAGGACACAAACAGTAAATGGGAAACCGGATCGCAAACCACGACTCTTCGCACTTCTACCTCGGCTGAGTGGCAGAAGGCATCGTCCACCAGCCTGGTGGAAAAGGGACAGTCTCTAGACTATCTCGACGAGAGGCTAGGTGATCGCCTGCTGACTATGGGGGCCTTGGAGCACGTCCTCAGCGAAAACCCAGGACCACTTCAGGAGTTTTCCGCGCTGTGCGACTTCTCTGGAGAAAACATTGCCTTCTTGACGACGCTCTCCGTATGGCAGACTTCTCATACAAACGCCTTTGACCAAGAAAGCCGGCTCGAATCCTACAACCGGGCGCTTGAGATTTACATCGACTTTGTTAGCCCTCGAGACGCCGAGTTCCCGCTCAATGTGTCTTCCACGGATCTCAAGCCTCTTCAGGACGTCTTCGAAAAGGCAGCGAGAATAGTTTGTGGCGAGGGACGAAACGACTCGGCCACGCCTTTCGACATGGATCCGGCGCCTACCAGCAGGGCACTTAGCAGCTTGGTGACCTACACGGGCGAGGTTCCCCAAGCATTCCATGTCGGTATATTCGACGCGGTGCAGTGTCACGTAAAGTACCTCGTCTTCACTAACACTTGGCCCAAGTTCGTGGAggagatgcagcagcagcgcaggaGGTCCAGTGATACGGCGAACAGCGACTTGACTGCGTCGTCGGAGAAGACGCTGGCGAGCAAGGTTTCAAGTCAGCTATCGGGTCTGTTCCGGTCCCTTTGGTAA
- a CDS encoding uncharacterized protein (SECRETED:SignalP(1-18~SECRETED:cutsite=ALS-IH~SECRETED:prob=0.5413)) — protein MMLRQALSLLLFANAALSIHRVDIPHDPVYWEDVSYDSDIGSEDEGYDEILKKGAELWNDYIMGECDTKNQKCTYRYLVFQEATAQEQACTDFIKRTHPCTKGSCGGLKKQGGPGCGVSYPVGGRCKFDDDPADVNCW, from the exons ATGATGCTACGACAAGCCCTTTCACTATTGCTTTTCGCGAACGCCGCCTTGTCCATACACAGGGTGGACATTCCCCATGATCCCGTATACTGGGAGGACGTTTCCTATGACTCCGACATCGGGTCTGAAGATGAAGGCTACGATGAGATCCTAAAGAAAGGGGCTGAGCTGTGGAATGATTATATTATGGGCGAG TGCGATACTAAGAACCAGAAATGCACATATCGCTATCTGGTATTCCAGGAGGCTACAGCACAAGAGCAGGCGTGCACCGACTTCATTAAGAGAACGCATCCTTGCACCAAGGGTTCT TGCGGTGGGCTGAAGAAACAAGGCGGACCAGGCTGTGGCGTCTCGTATCCAGTGGGAGGCCGGTGTAAATTCGATGACGATCCTGCCGATGTCAATTGCTGGTAG
- a CDS encoding uncharacterized protein (EggNog:ENOG503P0U9~COG:C), translated as MVSNKEPVIIVGAGLAGLVAAFELQEKNVPVVFVEQENENNLGGQAFWSLGGLFCVDSTEQRRMGVKDSRELAWRDWQGSAAFDRDDDDVWPRRWARAFVDFATDEMETYVKARGMGFMANVGWAERGDGTANGHGNSVPRFHLTWGTGPEVVRVFAEPVKKAADRGLVQFRWRHVVDEVIVDEASGRAVGVRGRVLEPDDAARGVKSSRVEVDRFELRGAAVLVSSGGIGGNLDAVKAAWPVDKLGPKVPEHFVIGVPAHVDGRMLGITEKAGAHVINRDRMWHYTEGLQNWNPIWPGHGIRVLPAPSSLWLDATGKRLPPFLFPGTDTRGTLKYICSTGYDYTWFILDQSIIAREFALSGSEQNPDITGKSIWMLLTRIFGSKGTVPVQNFQKHGKDFVVRDTLEELVEGMNKLAAERNGPALDLAQIRDVVEARDAQMNSVYSKDAQAMLINNARSYWPDKLSRVAKPHRLLDKGNNGPLIAVRMNLLTRKSLGGIETNLSSNVMRADGTPFPGLYAAGEVAGFGGGGVHGYNSLEGTFVGGCIFSGRAAGRGIADEVSKA; from the coding sequence atggtgtcCAATAAGGagcccgtcatcatcgtgggcgccgggctcgctGGGCTCGTGGCCGCGTTCGAGCTGCAGGAGAAGAACGTCCCGGTCGTCTTCGTCGAACAGGAGAACGAGAACAacctgggcgggcaggcctTTTGGTCGCTCGGGGGCCTCTTCTGCGTCGACTCGAccgagcagcggcgcatgGGCGTCAAGGACTCGCGCGAACTGGCCTGGCGCGACTGGCAGGGATCCGCGGCCTTtgaccgcgacgacgacgacgtctggccgcgccgctgggCGCGCGCATTCGTCGACTTCGCCACGGACGAGATGGAGACGTACGTCAAGGCGCGCGGCATGGGCTTCATGGCCAACGTCGGCTgggccgagcgcggcgacggcaccgccaaCGGCCATGGCAACTCGGTGCCGAGGTTCCATCTGACCTGGGGCACCGGCCCGGAGGTGGTTCGCGTCTTCGCCGAGCCCGtcaagaaggcggcggacAGGGGTCTCGTGCAGTTCCGGTggcggcacgtcgtcgacgaggtcatcgtcgacgaggcctcgggccgcgccgtcggcgtcaggggccgcgtgctcgaacccgacgacgcagcacgGGGTGTCAAGTCGTcgcgcgtcgaggtcgaccgcttcgagctgcgcggcgccgccgtgctcgtctcgtccggtggcatcggcggcaaccTGGATGCCGTCAAGGCTGCCTGGCCCGTCGACAAGCTGGGCCCCAAGGTGCCCGAGCACTTCGTCATCGGCGTCCCCGcgcacgtcgacggccgcatGCTCGGCATCACGGAGAAGGCAGGCGCGCACGTCATCAACCGCGACCGCATGTGGCACTACACCGAGGGCCTCCAGAACTGGAACCCCATCTGGCCCGGCCACGGTATCCGCGTcctgcctgcgccgtcgtctttgtGGCTCGACGCCACGGGGAAGCGGCTGCCCCCGTTTCTGTTCCCGGGCACCGACACGCGCGGCACGCTCAAGTACATCTGCAGCACCGGGTACGACTACACGTGGTTCATCCTCGACCAGtccatcatcgcccgcgaGTTCGCCCTGTCGGGCTCCGAGCAGAACCCCGACATCACGGGCAAGAGCATCTGGATGCTACTGACGCGCATCTTCGGCTCCAAGGGCACCGTCCCCGTCCAGAACTTCCAGAAGCACGGCAAGGACTTTGTCGTCCGCGacacgctcgaggagctaGTCGAGGGCATGaacaagctcgccgccgagcgcaaCGGCCCGGCCCTCGACCTGGCCCAGATCCGggacgtggtcgaggcccgcgacgctCAGATGAACAGCGTCTACTCCAAGGACGCCCAGGCCATGCTCATCAACAACGCGCGGTCGTACTGGCCCGACAAGCTCAGCCGCGTCGCCAAGCCccatcgcctcctcgacAAGGGCAACAACGGCCCGCTCATCGCCGTGCGCATGAACCTGCTGACGCGCAAGTCgctgggcggcatcgagaCGAACCTCAGCAGCAACGTCATGCGTGCCGACGGGACGCCCTTTCCCGGTCTGTACGCCGCGGGTGAGGTGGctggcttcggcggcggcggcgtgcacgGATACAACTCTCTAGAGGGGACGTTCGTGGGCGGCTGCATCTTTtcggggcgcgcggcgggaagaggcatcgccgacgaagTATCCAAGGCCTAG